From the genome of Oceanococcus atlanticus:
GCGCAACCCTGCTCGTGCCGACACAACACATGCTGGACCTCTGGCGCGTCTACCAGGGCGTCGTAAAGCGGCATGATGCAGCCGCCCGGATAGCCGAACACGGTATCGATATGATGCTGTCGAAACGCCTGAAGGATGAATTGTGCGCCGTTCATGTTTAGGTCCTGTTTTCATCGGCAAAAAAAAACCCCCGGATCCTTGCGGAGCCGGGGGCTTGTAGTGTGTGGTGGTCGCTTATCTCATTCCGTTACCCACGCCAAAGCCCCCGGTTGGTACGACGACCACCAGGACCACATTGACGAGTACGGACACGAGGTTGAAACGCATGGGTTGCGGATTCAGTGAGATAAGGAACAGGCGGCGGACATTAACCCAGGCAACGGACATGGGCAAGCCAGGCTTACACGAACCAGTCGTCTTCTTCGCCCTTCTGGGTTTCCCCGGCCTCGAGCTCGAAAACACCTGTGGCCTGCATATCCACAGGTTCTTCGCTGATTTCAGGTGCGACTTCGGTGTCTATAGCGGGACTATCTGCGACCGGCCCGGAAGCCAACCAGGCCTCGGCACGACGCACATCATGTGGCGCGAAACGATCGATCTCAGCATTGGAGAAGTAATTGCCCAGTGCGGCCGCAAATACCGCCGGCGAAGCCTCGGTCAGCACCGCCACACGGGCAAAGTCGTCCTTTTGCTCACGCACTGCACGCAGATTGTCGAGAAACGATGACAAATCACGCCACGGCGGGAACTGCGCAGCACTGATCAACATGCCTTTGAAGGGAACGGCAGCGCGCTGTACCTCGGCACTGACATGATCGGACACCTGACGCACATTGACGGACGCCAACGGCGCATCAATGCTCAGATTCAGAATGCGCGTATGCGGATTCACCGTGAGCTGGATCATTCACGCTCTCCTGGTCGACTTTCGACAGTGATCAGTCTACTCCGGACGGCAGGTTGAGTTCATCGCCGCTGGTCACGTGAATTGATCCTCTCACACGATGAACGCGACAAAAACTGTCGTTACAGATAGTTGAACAGCGAAAGACTCTGGATACGCGTAAAGGTTTTCTGCGCCGCTTCCAGCGCCGTGAGCTCCTGGGCCAGCTGCGACAGGGTTTGCGCCACATCGGTGTCGCGCAGGCCGGATGAATCCGTTTGCACACTGATCTGAAGTGCAGAAATCCGCTCAGCGGCGGTGTCCAGCCGTTGCAGATCCACCCCCAGCCCGGTGCGCAAATCCAGCACATGGTTGAGCGCGTCATCAACCCGCGTCAGGCCTGCATCCATATCGGCATTGCGCTGAGCCGTGCTGGCCGCATCGGGCGTGGGCATCTCCAGGGTGTCTGCCAGCTCATCGAACATGGCAAACAGATCACCAGCCGGGCCGTTCAAAAAGACCGCATCACCGGTCAGCCCATTGGCCATGGTGGCGCTCTGATCAACCGCAATCTGACGTGCGCTGGTCGCGCCCTGGTAGTTCACCCCTGCGGCCTCAACAAACGGCGTGGTCGCATCATCCTGACCGGCGAACAGGTAACGGCCCTGTCCATCCTGACCATTGGCAATACGCAGCAAATCCTCGCCCAGGGCGCGCATTTCCAGCGCCAGCGTGCTGCGCGACTCCGCAGACTGGGTGGCATTGGCGCCGCTGATCATGAGTTCACGCGCACGGTGCATCAGATCGCTAACACTCCCCAGCTCAGCTTCGACAAAACTCAGCCGTGAGGACAGCGAGGCAATGTTGGCATCGTGTCGCTTCAGCGTCGTCAGCATGTCGTCATTGCGCATCACCCGTGACATGGCCACGGGATCATCCTTGGCCTGATTCAGCCGCGTGCCACTGGCGATCTGGTCCTGGGCGCGCATGATGTTGCCCTGACGCTCGTTCAGGGTCGCCAGCGTCTGGCGATAGAGCATGGATTGGGTGACCCGCATGATGCCCTCCTAGCGCGCCGCTGCAAGCAGCGATTCGAACATTTCGTTGGCCGTGGCAATGATCTGCGCGGCCGCCTGATAGGCCTGCTGGTAGCGCAGCATGTTGGCGGCCTCTTCATCCAGGTTGACACCGGATACGGCATCTCGCAGTTCCAGATTGTTGGCCATCAACGCCGCTTCGGCGGTTTCCGTGGCTTCCAGACGACGCGCCGAGCTGCCCACACCCGACACCAGCGCAACATGCGCATCCTGCAAGGACAAACCGTTCACCGCCGGGCTTCGCAAGGCATCGGCCAGGGCCAGCGCATTGCTGTTGTCTCCACTGCCCGCAGCGGCGCCTGCCGGCGCCGAGGCCAGGGCCTGTGGATCATCCAGCAGAACCTCCAGTCGCGCCGAGGGCGGACTGGTGGCAAACAGGGCGGTGCCGGCCACGCCGCTGGCATCAACACCAGCCGCCTGAGCCGCATTGACCGTATCCGCCAGCCCCTGGGCCAGCGCACTCAGATCTTGCTGAGCCGGTTCCAGCACATCGCGGCGAAAAGCCATCAGGCCACCCAGTTCGCCGCCGCTGATCTGCGCGCTGATGTCCGAACCCGCCACCGTCACGCTGACCGGATCAACCGGCGTCGCGCCGGGTTCAATGCCGATCAGGCTGGTTTGCTTGCCGACCACCAGCCCCTGGCCGTTGCCGACCATCACATTGAGGCTGCCGTCGTCCTGCGGCACCGTCTGCACATCAATCAGGCTGGCCAGTTCGTTGACCAGACGATCGCGTTCGTCGAGCAACCCGTTGGGTTGCTGCCCGCTACCCAGACCGCCATTCAGGGCAATCTGGTCGTTCAGCTCCGCAATGTTCTGGCTCAGGGTGTTGATGCGATCCACGGCGCCGCCGACGCGGGTGTTGATCTCCTGGGTGAAGCTGTCCAGACCGTCCTGAACCTGGCCAAAACGCTGGGCCATGGTCTCGGCCTGGCCGAGCAACTGAACCCGGGTTTCGGTGGCATTGGGATCAGCCGCCCAGGCATCCACCGCATCGACAAACGCGCGCAGCGGATCACTCAGGCCGGTGGCCGGGTCGGACAGCAGCAAATCCAGGCGCCCGGCCAGATCGGCACCACTGGCGACGCTGGCATGGCTGGAAACGCTCTGGGTCAGGCGCTGATTGGCAAAGCTGTCGGTGTAGCGTTCGATCAGGCCGGACTCAACCCCCTGCCCGAGCATCTGGCCCGGCACATGGCGGGCGGAAAAGTCCACGCGCTGACGGCTGTAACCTTCGGTATTGGCGTTTGCGATGTTATTGCCGGTGACGGCCAAAGCACGCTGGTTAGCCAGCAAAGCCGATGTGCCGATGCCAAGGAGTCCGCTCATATCGCATTCCAGTGTTTGCCCAGGGTTTCACCCCGCGCCACGTCAAAAATCTTTTCTACATACTGTGGATCGGTCGCATACCCACCGGACTTTAGGCCCTGGACAAAATTTTCATCGTTGCCGCCGTGCGCCAGCGCCTGCGCATAACGTGGCTGGCTGCGTATGAAATTGACGTAGTCCTGCACGCTCTGGGCATAGCTGTCATAGCGTCGGAAGCCATCTTCGGTGGCAACCATGCGCTGACCATCAAACTCACGCGTGGCGCCCGTCGCCACCGCGCCCTGCCATGAAGCATCGGCCTTGATACCGAACAGGTTGTAGGACGGCCGACCGCTGTCATCGACCGGCATGTGCTGCCCCCAACCGGTCTCCAGCGCGGCCTGGGCCAGCAGCACCTGCGGCGACACGCCGAGCTGGCTGGCGGCCTGCTGAATATGCGGCTTGACCGTGCGGACAAAATCCTCGGCGCGGGAAAACGCCGGCGGATCGGAAAGATAGTTTTGCGCCGCACTGAGCCCGAAACCGCTGCTGCCGCTGGCGCGCAGATCGACCAGCGGCCGGCTCGCGGCAAAGCGCCCGTCCTCACCACCACCGAGCTGGCGCGCAATCATGGCCGACAGGCCCAAACCCTGGCCGCTCTCGCTGATCTGGCGACTGATCTGGTCGCGCCACATCGAATCGAGCATGTCGCTGCGGGCATTGTCACCACCACCCAGACCACCACTGATCTTGACCTGAGAAAGCAGCTGCTTGACGAACAGCGCCTCAAACTGGCGCGCCGCCGCCTGGGCATCCGACGGCTTGTTCTGGTCGGCGGTTGCGGCGTTCAGCTGCGCACCCGCTGCGGCCAGCTTGGCGGCGTTGACGCTCATGCGCTAGATCACAACCAACTCGGCACGCAAGGCGCCAACCTGCTTGAGCGCTTCGAGGATCGCGACCAGGTCACCCGGCGCCGCACCGACCTGATTCACCGCCCGCACGATGGTGTCCAGATTGACCCCGGCCTCAAGCAGGAACATGCGGCTGCCGCCCTGCTCCACGGTGATCTCCGAATCCGGCACAGCCACAGTTTCACCGCGACCGAAGGCATTCGGCTGACTGACCTGGGCGCCTTCGCGAATGGTCACGCTGAGCGAGCCATGGGTCACCGCAGCAGGCATGACCCGTACATGTGAGCCGATCACCACGGTGCCGGTGCGAGCGTTGATAACCACCCGCGCCGGGGCATCACCGGGTTCGACTTCGATGTTTTCCAGCACCGAAATGAAGGCCACTTTCTGGTCCAGCGATTGCGGCGCACGCACCGCCACGCTGACCGCATCAACCGCATGGGCCAGACCTGGCCCGAGCATGCCATTGATGCTGTTGACGATACGTCGTGCGGTGGTGAAGTCACCCTGATGCAGATTCAGCACCAGTTCTTGTGCGCTGGCCAGACCACTGGCCACCACCCGCTCCACATTGGCCCCGTTGGGAATCCGCCCGCTGCTCGGCACATTGACCGAAACCCGCGAGCCGTCACGCCCGTCCACGCCAAAGCCGCCGACCACCAGACTGCCCTGAGCCACGGCATAGACCTGGCCGTCGACCCCCTTGAGCGGGGTCATGAGCAGGCTGCCACCACGCAGGCTGCCGGCATTGCCCAGCGAGGACACGGTGACGTCCAGCTTCTGGCCCGGCTTGGAAAAGGCCGGCAGTTCAGCGTGCACCGCCACCGCGGCCACATTCTTGAGTTGAGGATTCAAGCCCTCCGGCATGGCCACGCCGAGCTGACGCAGCATGGTGGCCAGACTCTGGGTGGTGAACGGCGTCTGGGTGGTGCGATCACCGGTGCCATCCAGCCCCACCACCAGGCCGTAGCCGATCAGCGGGTTGCTGCGCACGCCCTGGATCGAAACCAGATCCTTGAGCCGCTCTGCCGCGGCCATGCCGGGTAGCGTCAGCATCAGGATCACGATCAGAAATCTACGCATGGCGAGCTCCTAGAACGGCCACAAGGGGGAATTGAAGAACCGCGCCAGCCAACCCTGCGCGTTGGCCTGGGCCAACGCGCCGGATCCGCTGTAGGAAATCTCGGCCTGGGCGATGCGGGTTGAATACACCCGGTTTTCCGGGCTGATGTCTTCCGGGCGCACGATGCCGGTCAGACGGATGTACTCGCGGCCCTGGTTGAGCTGCAGCATCTTCTCGCCGGCCACACGCAGATGCCCGTTGGGCAGGCGTTCGGTCACCAACACGGTGATTTCGCCGCTGAGTGAATTGCTCTGGCTGGAATCACCCGAGCCTTCGAAACTGCGGGTGCTGGAAATATCGGTATCCACGCCCAGGTCATCGACCCGGCCACCCAACATGGGCAGCGACAAGGAGAAATCCTGGTCCTTGCCGGTGCTGGTGCGGGCCGATTTCTGTGCCTGGGTGCGCTCAGCCAGGATCACGGTCAAGGCATCGCCCGGCTGAGCTGCGAGCTGATCCTCGAACCAGAACAGACCACCGCCACGCATGGCAATCGAACCGTCCGCCGGTGCCGCCGCGCGGGCTGAGTAATCGGGTTGCGGCAGTGGCTCCGGGCGCACCGCCGACGAACTGGCGCAGCCACCCAGCGCCAGCAGCGCCACAGCGGCAACAGCGCGACAGGAGCTTGCAAACATGCCGTCCTCCGCCTTACAGGTTGTTGTTGACGTAGGCCAACATCTGATCCGCCGCGGCGATGGCTTTGGAATTCAGTTCGTAGGCACGCTGGGTTTCGATCATGTTGACCAGTTCCTCCACCACATTGACGTTGGAGGATTCCAGCGAGCCCTGAGTCAGCGAACCCAGACCACCCAGCCCCGGCGTGCCGGTCTGCGGCGGTCCGCTGGCGCCGGTTTCCAGATAGAGGTTTTCACCATGCCCCTGCAGCCCGGCCGGATTGATGAAATCGGCGACCTGCAAGCTACCGATAATCTGCGGCGTGGCCTGGCCCGGCAGCTGAACGCTGACCGTGCCATCGGAGGCCACACTGAGCGACTGGGCGTCGGCCGGCACGCTGATGCCGGGCTGAATTTCATAGCCGCTGGGGGTTACCAGCTGGCCTTCGGCGCTGAGCTGGAAAGCCCCGTTGCGGGTGTAGGCCTGGGTGCCATCCGGCAGCAGCACCTGGAAGAACCCGCGCCCGTTGATGGCCATGTCCAGCGGGTTTTCGGTCTGCAACAAATTG
Proteins encoded in this window:
- the flgK gene encoding flagellar hook-associated protein FlgK, whose protein sequence is MSGLLGIGTSALLANQRALAVTGNNIANANTEGYSRQRVDFSARHVPGQMLGQGVESGLIERYTDSFANQRLTQSVSSHASVASGADLAGRLDLLLSDPATGLSDPLRAFVDAVDAWAADPNATETRVQLLGQAETMAQRFGQVQDGLDSFTQEINTRVGGAVDRINTLSQNIAELNDQIALNGGLGSGQQPNGLLDERDRLVNELASLIDVQTVPQDDGSLNVMVGNGQGLVVGKQTSLIGIEPGATPVDPVSVTVAGSDISAQISGGELGGLMAFRRDVLEPAQQDLSALAQGLADTVNAAQAAGVDASGVAGTALFATSPPSARLEVLLDDPQALASAPAGAAAGSGDNSNALALADALRSPAVNGLSLQDAHVALVSGVGSSARRLEATETAEAALMANNLELRDAVSGVNLDEEAANMLRYQQAYQAAAQIIATANEMFESLLAAAR
- a CDS encoding flagellar basal body P-ring protein FlgI; the encoded protein is MRRFLIVILMLTLPGMAAAERLKDLVSIQGVRSNPLIGYGLVVGLDGTGDRTTQTPFTTQSLATMLRQLGVAMPEGLNPQLKNVAAVAVHAELPAFSKPGQKLDVTVSSLGNAGSLRGGSLLMTPLKGVDGQVYAVAQGSLVVGGFGVDGRDGSRVSVNVPSSGRIPNGANVERVVASGLASAQELVLNLHQGDFTTARRIVNSINGMLGPGLAHAVDAVSVAVRAPQSLDQKVAFISVLENIEVEPGDAPARVVINARTGTVVIGSHVRVMPAAVTHGSLSVTIREGAQVSQPNAFGRGETVAVPDSEITVEQGGSRMFLLEAGVNLDTIVRAVNQVGAAPGDLVAILEALKQVGALRAELVVI
- the flgJ gene encoding flagellar assembly peptidoglycan hydrolase FlgJ, yielding MSVNAAKLAAAGAQLNAATADQNKPSDAQAAARQFEALFVKQLLSQVKISGGLGGGDNARSDMLDSMWRDQISRQISESGQGLGLSAMIARQLGGGEDGRFAASRPLVDLRASGSSGFGLSAAQNYLSDPPAFSRAEDFVRTVKPHIQQAASQLGVSPQVLLAQAALETGWGQHMPVDDSGRPSYNLFGIKADASWQGAVATGATREFDGQRMVATEDGFRRYDSYAQSVQDYVNFIRSQPRYAQALAHGGNDENFVQGLKSGGYATDPQYVEKIFDVARGETLGKHWNAI
- the flgG gene encoding flagellar basal-body rod protein FlgG; translation: MSSSLWVAKTGLDAQQTRMTVISNNLANTNTVGFKKGRAAFEDLLYQNVRQTGAQTSQQSQAAVGLELGTGVRVVATERNFAQGNLLQTENPLDMAINGRGFFQVLLPDGTQAYTRNGAFQLSAEGQLVTPSGYEIQPGISVPADAQSLSVASDGTVSVQLPGQATPQIIGSLQVADFINPAGLQGHGENLYLETGASGPPQTGTPGLGGLGSLTQGSLESSNVNVVEELVNMIETQRAYELNSKAIAAADQMLAYVNNNL
- the flgL gene encoding flagellar hook-associated protein FlgL, whose translation is MRVTQSMLYRQTLATLNERQGNIMRAQDQIASGTRLNQAKDDPVAMSRVMRNDDMLTTLKRHDANIASLSSRLSFVEAELGSVSDLMHRARELMISGANATQSAESRSTLALEMRALGEDLLRIANGQDGQGRYLFAGQDDATTPFVEAAGVNYQGATSARQIAVDQSATMANGLTGDAVFLNGPAGDLFAMFDELADTLEMPTPDAASTAQRNADMDAGLTRVDDALNHVLDLRTGLGVDLQRLDTAAERISALQISVQTDSSGLRDTDVAQTLSQLAQELTALEAAQKTFTRIQSLSLFNYL
- a CDS encoding flagellar basal body L-ring protein FlgH, whose amino-acid sequence is MFASSCRAVAAVALLALGGCASSSAVRPEPLPQPDYSARAAAPADGSIAMRGGGLFWFEDQLAAQPGDALTVILAERTQAQKSARTSTGKDQDFSLSLPMLGGRVDDLGVDTDISSTRSFEGSGDSSQSNSLSGEITVLVTERLPNGHLRVAGEKMLQLNQGREYIRLTGIVRPEDISPENRVYSTRIAQAEISYSGSGALAQANAQGWLARFFNSPLWPF
- a CDS encoding SpoIIAA family protein, which codes for MIQLTVNPHTRILNLSIDAPLASVNVRQVSDHVSAEVQRAAVPFKGMLISAAQFPPWRDLSSFLDNLRAVREQKDDFARVAVLTEASPAVFAAALGNYFSNAEIDRFAPHDVRRAEAWLASGPVADSPAIDTEVAPEISEEPVDMQATGVFELEAGETQKGEEDDWFV